In Diorhabda sublineata isolate icDioSubl1.1 chromosome 2, icDioSubl1.1, whole genome shotgun sequence, the sequence AAGTAAATATCTATCAGCTCTCTTTTTTAGTTTGAAGaatcgctcaaattgagtcgtacCACACGTACACGAGAAGGGGAAGGGCATATCTGAGATTCGGCTCAATAAGGAGATGGATAAATTCAGCTCTCATCTCaacgcaaaacaggaggaacttaattttttagataaggcggcaatatgtaacccCCATTTTAAGGAATTGTCCCCAACAAGCCCTAAACATTTAACAGATTCGATGACGTCAATAGTCGTGTTGTTGAGGACTAACGCTGTCTGCTTATTCTACCCCATCTCCAGACTAAACTCTGTTGTTTCGTATATTTGAAGCCTTTAACGTTTTCATAACATTTAGTTATAACATTTTTACAGGGATTTCTATGTTGCTCAAACTCTTCCTTACCATTGTTCTCTTTATTGATTCCAACGCAGCTTTCAAATAGATCATCCCCTGTTCTGTTCTGTTATCGTTCGTTTTCCTACTTTATATTCACTTTGCTTCTCCTCCATCTCCTTATCTGTGTCTCTATGATTCTCATATCCTTTCAAACCAACTTATGATAAGCATATTGAGTCCGTCGTTTTTACACATCAGGTCATGTCTTCTATtatgtattatttgtttttttcccAGTCTAAGGGTATTTTACTTATATTACATGCTAAATAAAATATCTATGAAGGTTTgctctaaatattttatcatttctgctTCTTTATTGCCACCTCTATAAGCGTTTCAGATTTCAATTTTCCTTATCGCTTTTTCTCTTCCATGATTTCCGCTGTTGTCTTCCTAATATCGTATACTTTCTGTTCATACTCCAAGTCTTCTCTTCTTGTTACGTTTTCGTCTCTGAGtctgaatttttttcgaaaaactccGTCTTCCgtgttcatttttatattttgtacttCATCTTTTATTCTTATCTATTTGTTACGTTATGTTATATACGGTGTGGTCAAATTATAGTAATAATCCCAGTACTtatataaatagtttaaaatgaTTATTGTACCAGtttacattcaaattattttattctgtcAGATTGTTACATAATCAATAGAatgtattacatatttttcatcaataaacaaagaataaaatatgaaatatgggTCGTTATTTTTGGAACTCGGGAATATCTACATCACCACATCACAATTTGCTTCTTAATTATGATCCAGTCATTAttaaaaagtatcaaataataatgaatcaAATTGCGTTAATTGATGGGAAGTATCACATGAAAGTGAATTTAAATCAATCTGATCGATCGATTCATTATCAAACTCGACAGTGTAGCCTGTTGACAAAATTGAATGATCCGATGTGtcacttttaaaaattgaagattCTTCATCTGATTCCAATAAAAATCTCTCAAAATGGTTTTCATCTGATAGACTTCTTTGATTAGATAAAACTTCTGACAGTGTTGAAATGTATTTCATGGCCAATCTCAACGTAGTTATTTTAGTTAACTTTTCATTTTGTTGGTGTTGGTATGCCATTTGTGGTACCACTTTTCGCAATGTTTCAAATGCTCTATTTATTTCCTTCATCCTTGTTCTTTCCCTAGCATTAGCGTTTCTTCGACGGTATTTGCTT encodes:
- the LOC130453286 gene encoding neurogenic differentiation factor 6-like, whose product is MYTRNEKMIQFDDEICHRLGLLTKTEIKYSDQNNNNQYIQKHHTSEKYLLRPRIFLRKHNSNSEDEERDYERNKKLKRKAAPLSKYRRRNANARERTRMKEINRAFETLRKVVPQMAYQHQQNEKLTKITTLRLAMKYISTLSEVLSNQRSLSDENHFERFLLESDEESSIFKSDTSDHSILSTGYTVEFDNESIDQIDLNSLSCDTSHQLTQFDSLLFDTF